A stretch of DNA from Streptomyces xanthii:
CTCGTGGGGGAGTGGACGCGCCCGCGGCTTGTCGGGACGCTCAGCTCTCGAGCGGCGGTTCAGGCAGCTCAGGCAGTTCAGGCAGTTCGGCCGCGAGGGACGCGGCGGCCTGCACCAGCGGCAGGGCCAACAGCCCACCGGTGGCCCCGCCCAGCCGGACCCCCTGATCGAGCAGCGGGTCCATCGCCATCCGGTCGAGCGCCTTGGCCTGCGCCGGCTCCCCGCTCGCATGCCCCGCGAGCCACCAGTCGGGCGCCCGGAACGCGACCCGCTGCCCCACGAGCGCGGCGGCCGCCGAGACGACCCCGTCCAGGATCACGGGAGTGCGCCGCATCGCGCACTGCAACAGGAACCCGGTCGCGGCGGCCAGATCCGCCCCGCCGACCGTCGCCAGGAGCTGCAACTGGTCGCCGAGCACCGGCCGCGCCCGCCGCAGGGCGTCCCGCACGGCCGCGCACTTGCGCATCCACGCCAGGTCGTCGATGGGGTCGCCGCCGCGCCCCGTGACGACCGACGCGTCCGTGCCGCACAGCGCCGCGATCAGCGTGGCCGCCGCCGTCGTGCCGCCCACGCTGAGGTCGCCGAGCACCACCAGGTCCGTACCGGAGTCCGCCTCCTCGTCGGCGACGGCCATGCCCGCGCGGAACGCGGCCTCCGCCTCCTCCAGGGTGAGCGCGTCCTCGATGTCGATGCGCCCGGAGCCGCGCCGCACCCGGCGGTCCTCGACGCCCTTCGGCAGCGCGTCCGGCTCGCAGTCCAGGGACAGGTCGACGACCCGTACGCCCACGTCGAGCCGCCGGGCGAGGACCGCGCCCGCGGACGCGCCCTCGACGAGCTCGCGCACCAGCTCCGTGGCGCTGCCCGCGGGCCGCTTGGACACGTCGAGCTCAGCGACCCCGTGGTCGCCCGCGAACACGACCACGCGCGGCCGGGCCACCGGCCGCACGGGCACGGCACCTTGGGCGGCCGAGAGCCATTCGCCCAGTTCGTCGAGGCGGCCGAGGGCGCCGGGCGGCACGGCCTGCCGTGCCCTGCGCTCCTCGGCGTCACGGCGGGTCCCGCCGTCGGGGCGCTCGATCAGATCGGTGAAGTCGTCGAGATTCAGCGAGCTCATTCGCCGAACAGTACCGGCCCCGCCGAGCCCTGCCGCCGGGCGGGCGACGCACCGGCTTCACAGCGTCATTGCATCGCCCTTCCCGATCCTTTACGTTCCGGTTTGTGTCGGATTGTCGTACAACGGCCCAGGTGGTGGCCGAGCGCCGCCCCGCCTACCTCAGCGAGCTCGCCCAGGGCACCGAGCGCTTCCACGAACCGCGCCGCCCCGACTGCCCCTGGTGCGGCTCCACACAGCTGCGCACCCGGCTGCGCACCACCGACCTCCTCCAGCACAAGCCCGGCAGCTTCACCGTCGACCAGTGCCGGGCCTGCGCCCACTCCTTCCAGAACCCGCGGCTGACCCCCGAGGGGCTCGACTTCTACTACCGCGACTTCTACGACGGGCTGCGTGCCGAACACGTGCGCCGCGTCCCGGGCGCCCGCGGCGACACCGCCCGCCACCGCGAGCGGGCCCGCGCCGTCGCGCGGTACATCGAACCCGAGAGCTGGCTCGACGTCGGCACCGGACGCGGGGAGTTCCCCGCCGCCGCCCGCGAGGAACTGCCCTACACCGCGTTCGACGGGGCCGACGTCGGGGCCGGGATCGCCGAGGCGCGGCGCGAGGGACGGGTCGACGAGGCCCACGAGGGGCGGCTCGCGGATCTCGTGCCGCGGCTCGCCGGGCGGTACGACGCGCTCAGCATGCTCCACCACCTCGAACACACCCCGGACCCGCGCGCCGAGCTACGGGCCGCGCGGCGCGTGCTGCGGCCCGGCGGGCACCTCCTGCTCGAACTGCCCGACCCCGAGTGCCGCTACGCGCATCTGCTCGGGCGCTGGTGGGTCTCGTACTTCCAGCCGCAGCACCTGCACTTCATCCCGCTCGCCAATCTGCGGGCCGAGCTGGCGGCGCTGGGCTTCACCGTCGTGGGGGTCGACCGGCGGGCGGCGCACGTGCCGCGGGATCTGACGGCGGCCTGTGCGCTGTTCCTGGAGCGGTGGTCGCCCCGGGCCGACGAGCCCTGGCGGACCTCGGCGCCGACCGAGGTCCAGCGGCGGGTGCGTTCCGTGCTGACCCGGGCGAGTGTCCCGGCCCTGTTGTCGGCCCGGGTCGCCGACCGAGCCCTGGCCCCCCTGATCTCCCGGAGCCCTTACGCGAACGCGTACCGGGTGATCGCCCGCCGCAACGCCGACCCTTCGTCCTGATCCGCGGGCCCGGTGGGGCTTCTCGCGCAGTTCCCCGCGCCCCTGGAGATGCGCACTTCGTGCGCGATCTCCATCGGGGAAATGCGGCGCGAAGCGCCATGCATTTCAGGGGCGCGGGGAACTGCGCGACCAGCCCCCACCCGCCGACGAACCCGTCAACCCCGCAACGGAAGCGCCTGTCCCGCCACCACAAGGAGAACGTGCTCGCACTCACCCGCGAACGCCGCGTTCAACCGCCCGAGTTCGTCCCGGTACCGCCGCCCCGACGCCGTCGCCGGCACGATCCCGGACCCGACCTCGTTGGACACGGCCACCACGACCCGCCGAGCAGCCCGCACCGCCCCCACCAGCTCGGCCACCCGCGAGCGCAGCGCCTTCTCCCCGCCGTCCGCCCACTCCGCGTCGTCCCACGCCCCGACCTCGTCCATCGCGTAGGTCAGCCACAGCGACAGACAGTCGATCAGCAGCGGCGCGTCGTCGTCCGGGTCGGTGAGCAGCGGCACCAGATCGCAGGTCTCCGAGGTGCGCCACGAGCCGGGCCGCCGCTCCCGGTGCAGGGCGACCCGCTGCGCCCACTCCGTGTCCCCGCCCCGCGTCCCGCCCGTCGCCACGTACAGCACGTCGGGGAACGCCTCCAGGCGCCGCTCCGCCTCCACCGACTTCCCGGACCGCGCCCCGCCGAGCACCAGCGTCCGGCGCGGCACGTCCGGCACCTCCTCGTACGCGCCGACGACCAGCGTCGTCCCGTCCGGCACGGCCCGTGCCCCGGCCGCCGCGAGCCGCCGCGCGAGCTCCGCGCCCGGTGGCACGTCGTGGTCGAGATGGACGGCGAGCACGTCCGTCGTGGGGCCGATCGCCCCGGCCGAGCGCAGCCGCGCCAGCGCGTCGGGCCGCCCGACCACATCGGCGATCACCATCTCGTAGGGGGTGCGCACCGCCTCCAGCCCCGAGGGCGCGGCCCCCGGCGGCAGGTACAGCAGCCGCTCGCCCTCCGGCCCCGCCACCTCGTACCCGGTGCCCGGCGCGTCCAGGGCCAGGGCCCGTACGCGATGTCCGGTGAGCAGCGCCAGCTCACGACCGTCCGGCACCCGGCCCGGGGCCGGAAGGCCGGCCGGCACCTCGACGGCGGGCCCGTCGTGCGGATGGGACAGCAGCACCTGCCGCACCCCGCCGAGGCTGTGCCCCGCGCGGGCCGCGGCGAACGCGGCGCCCGGCGTCAGGTCGAGCAGCAGCGTGCCGTCGATCAGCAGCGCCGTAGCGGCCCGCGCGTCCGGGCCGAGCGCGGCCGCGCAGGCGGCACAGGGACAGTCGGGGCGGGGCAGCCCCTCGGGGGCGCCGGTGCCGAGCAGAGTGAGTTCCACACCAAGATCCTCCCGCGCCCCCGTGACGTACGCGCGCCCGGCTAGTCTTCCAGGGACATCGCCCGGCGCACAGAGCGAGCGATGGTGACAGAACGCATCGGACATCCGGTACCGGGAGGCTGACACATGGCGGCATGGACGTGGCGGTTCGAGAAGGCCGACGGGACCGAGGTGGCTCCGGCGGTGGAGCCCGAGGAGTTCACGACGCAGGGGGACGCCGAGTCCTGGATCGGTGAGTACTGGAAGGAGCTCGCCGAGGGCGGCGCCGACCAGGTCCGTCTCTTCGAGGACACGACCGAGATCTACGGCCCGATGAGCCTGCACGCGGAGGACGCGGCCGCGCCTCAGGAGTAGCCGTCGCCCCGAGCGCGTCGCGGGCCGCCGACCGGGCCTCGGACCGGTCGGCGGCCCGCGCACGGCCTCCGGCCCGGTCCTCGCGCTCCTGGCGGGGGCGTGGCTGTCGAGGCCGGGTGTGCGGCTGACTGCCGTGGCTCCGGCTCACGTGGTTCCCCGCCCCCCCTTGCGCGGCGCGTCCGCCGAGCCGCGGGGTCGGGCGTCGTGGCTCCGCCCCGCGCGGTTCCCCGCGCCCTGGCCGGGTCAGATCTCGCCGAGGGTGACCGTCGTCTTCTTCTCGGCGCCGTCCCGCGTGTACGTCACCGAGACCTCGTCGCCGGGCTTCTCCTCGGCCAGCGCCTCGGACAGGGACTGCGCCGTCGTCACGTCCGTGTCGCCGATCCGCACGATGACGTCGCCCGGCCGGATGCCCGCCTTCTGCGCGGCCCCGCCGTCCGTCACCTCGACCACCCCGACCCCGGCCGGCCGGTACGCGTCGTCGAGGACCGAGCGGCCCTTGATGCCGAGCGCGGCCCGCCCCGAGTCCGTCACCTTCCCGTCCTTGAGCACCTGGTCGGCGACGGTCGTGACCATCGAGGACGGGATCGCGAAGCCGATGCCGGGTGCCGCGCTGCCGCCCAGGCCGGGGTCGGTCGCCGCGAGCGTGGGGATGCCGACGACCCGCCCGTCGAGGTTCACCAGGGCGCCGCCGCTGTTGCCCGGGTTGATCGCCGCCGAGGTCTGCACCATGTTCGCGATCGTCGCGCCGGTGCCGCCGCCGGAGCGGCCCTCGCTGACGGTGCGGCCCGTCGCCGAGACGATGCCCTGGGTGACGCTCGACGACAGGCCCAGCGGCGAGCCCATCGCCAGCACGATCTGCCCGACGGCGACCTTCGAGGAGTCCGCGAACTTCGCCGGCTTCATCCCGTCCGGCACCTTGTCCAGCTTGATCACGGCGAGGTCCTGCTCGGGGTACGAGTAGACGAGCTTCGCCGAGAGCTCGTCGGTGCTGTTGGCCGTCGTGACCCGGAAGGTCTTCTCGTCGCCCACCACATGGGCGTTCGTGACGATGTGCCCCTCGCCGTCGTACACGACTCCGGAACCGAGGTCCGACGACGCCTGGATCTGCACGACCGACGGCAGGACCTGCTTGATGACCTGCATGTAGTCGTCCTGGAGGCTGTCACCGGCCTTCTGCTGCGCGGCCGGTACGGCGGCCCGCGTCGTGGACCGCGCCGCCCCCTCGGACCCGGAGCACCCGGACAGCAGGATCCCGGCGCACAGCACACCGGACAGCGGAAGAGCGAGGCGCACGGTACGCGCGCGAAAGACGTTCATGCCCGGATTGTCACGTTCGTACGAGAGGGCTCGCGCGTCCTGCACCGCCGAACGAGCCGACGCCCACCGGACGCCGGCCCCTCCCCGGAGCGGTTCTAGCCCCGCACCCCGCACAGGTGCAGCAGCGCCGCCACCCGCCGGTACGGCTCCGTGCGGCCCGCCCGCTCCTCGGCGGCGAGCAGCGTCTGCAGCTCGCCCCGCTGCTCCGGCACCAGCGGGCCGTCGGCCGCCTGGTCCGTGAAGACCCGCACCCCGTACCAGGCGTGCAGCGGGGCCCCGATCCCGGCGAGGGTCGAGGTCAGCGTGTCGAGCCGGTCGGCCCGCACGTCCAGGCCCAGCCGGTTCGCGTACATCGTCGAGTCGAAGGCGCCGAGGGCCGTGACCCAGTCACCGGCCAGGCCGGGGCGCATCGCCAGCGCGTCCGCGTTGCGCACGAGCAGCGACAGGAGCCCGCCCGGGGCCAGCATCCGCGCCAGACCCGCGAGCAGCGCGTCCGGGTCCTCCACGTACATCAGGACGCCGTGACAGAGCACGACGTCGAAACTGCCGGGCAGGAAGTGCACGCCGGTGTCCCGGCCGTCACCCTCGACGAGCCGGACCCGCTCGCGCACCCCCTCCGGCTCCACGGCGAGCGCCTGGCGCGCCGCGGCCACCATCGTCGGATCCTGCTCCACACCGGTCACCTGGTGACCGGCCCGGGCCAGGCGCAACGCCTGCGTGCCCTGGCCCATGCCGACGTCGAGCACGCGCAGCCGCCGCCCCACGGGGAAGCGCCCGGCTATCTGCTCGTCGAGCTGCCGGGCCACCAGCTCCTGCCGTACGACGTTCCGCAGACCGCCCAGCTTGTCCAGCCAGGCCTGCGGGGCGTCCCCGGCGAAGGCCTCGGTGCTCAGGGCCGCTCCCCGCGCTTGACCTGGGGCTTGGGCAGCCGCAGCCGCTTCATCTGGAGCGTGCGCATCAGCGCGTAGGCGACGGCGCCCTTGCGCGGCTGGTCGGGGAACTTCTCCGCCAGCTGCTTCTTCAGGCGGAAGCCCGTGATGACCGAGTCGATGACGATCGCGACGATCACGAAGAGCCACAGCAGCAGCGCGATGTTCTGCAGCGAGCCCACGCGGACCATGCTCAGGACGAGGATGATCACCGCCATCGGCAGGAAGTACTCGGCGATGCTGAAACGCGAGTCGACGAAGTCGCGCGCGTACTTGCGCACCGGGCCCTTGTCACGGGCCGGCAGATAACGCTCGTCGCCGCTCGCGAGGGCGGCGCGCTGGCGCTCCATCGCGGTGCGGCGCTCCTCGCGCGAGCGGGCGCGGGCCTCCTTCGGCGACATCTTGGTGTTGGCCACGCTGCGGCGCTGCGACTGGGCCTCGCTGCGCTTGGGCGTGGGGCGGCCCTTGGGCGCCTGCGGGTCTCGGGTCTGCTTGGACGCGTCGGAGGCGGTCACCGGGGCCTTGTCGGCCGGCGCCTTGTCGTCCTTGGATCGGCTACGGAACACAAAAACCAAGGGTACGTGCTGGACGTGCATGGACCACAGGCCCATGGGGAACGATCCGGCAACACCCTGCGTCCATACCCGGTGACAGGGGCACGGGACCCCGAGGGGAGACGGGGGCTCCCTACTCCCTGCGCGGGACCCCGAGCAGGACGCAGTCGTCCTCGGGGATGAGCGCATCCGCACCTGAACAGTGCGGTAATGGAGACAGGACCCGTACTGTGGGTTCTGTCGCAGTGCTGGAGCTGGAGTCGGTCAGAAGGGGGCGCGCGAAGCCCATGAGCGGTGTCATGAAGCGTATGGGGATGATCTTCCGCGCGAAGGCGAACAAGGCCCTTGACCGGGCCGAGGACCCTCGCGAGACCCTCGATTACTCGTATCAGAAGCAGCTGGAGCTGCTGCAGAAGGTGCGCCGCGGCGTCGCCGACGTGGCGACCAGCCGCAAGCGCCTGGAACTGCAGCTCAACCAGCTCCAGGGCCAGTCCTCCAAGCTGGAGGACCAGGGACGCAAGGCGCTCGCGCTCGGCCGAGAGGACCTCGCCCGCGAGGCCCTCTCCCGCCGCGCCGCGCTCCAGCAGCAGGTCACGGACCTGGAGACGCAGCACCAGACGCTCCAGGGCGAGGAGGAGAAGCTCACCCTCGCGGCCCAGCGCCTCCAGGCCAAGGTGGACGCCTTCCGCACCAAGAAGGAGACCATCAAGGCGACCTACACGGCGGCCCAGGCACAGACCCGCATCGGCGAGGCCTTCTCCGGCATCTCCGAGGAGATGGGCGACGTCGGCCTCGCGATCCAGCGCGCCGAGGACAAGACCGCCCAGCTGCAGGCCCGCGCCGGCGCCATCGACGAGCTGCTCGCCTCCGGCGCCCTCGACGACCCGTCCGGACTCGCCAAGGACGACATCCAGAGCGAGCTGGACCGGCTCTCCGGTGGTACGGATGTAGAGCTGGAGCTGCAGCGCATGAAGGCCGAGCTGGCCGGTGGTTCCTCCTCGTCCCAGCAGGCGATCGAGGGCGGCCAGGGCCAGGGTCAGCAGAGCGGGCAGTCGCAGGACACTCCGCGCTTCGACAAGCAGTAGCTTCGAGAGGCCGCATCGCCTACGAGGAGGGCGCTCGTCATGATCGTACGGATCATGGGGGAGGGGCAGGTGAGGCTGGCGGACGACCACCTCACCGAGCTCAACAAGCTGGACGACGAACTCCTCGCCGAGATGGAGAGCGGCGACGAGCCGGGCTTCCGCCAGACCCTGGCCGCCCTCCTCGACGCCGTCCGCCGGCTCGGCTCCCCGCTGCCGGACGACTCCCTGGAGCCGTCCGAGCTGATCCTCCCGGCGCCCGACGCGTCGCTCGA
This window harbors:
- the cobT gene encoding nicotinate-nucleotide--dimethylbenzimidazole phosphoribosyltransferase, translated to MSSLNLDDFTDLIERPDGGTRRDAEERRARQAVPPGALGRLDELGEWLSAAQGAVPVRPVARPRVVVFAGDHGVAELDVSKRPAGSATELVRELVEGASAGAVLARRLDVGVRVVDLSLDCEPDALPKGVEDRRVRRGSGRIDIEDALTLEEAEAAFRAGMAVADEEADSGTDLVVLGDLSVGGTTAAATLIAALCGTDASVVTGRGGDPIDDLAWMRKCAAVRDALRRARPVLGDQLQLLATVGGADLAAATGFLLQCAMRRTPVILDGVVSAAAALVGQRVAFRAPDWWLAGHASGEPAQAKALDRMAMDPLLDQGVRLGGATGGLLALPLVQAAASLAAELPELPELPEPPLES
- a CDS encoding class I SAM-dependent methyltransferase, translated to MVAERRPAYLSELAQGTERFHEPRRPDCPWCGSTQLRTRLRTTDLLQHKPGSFTVDQCRACAHSFQNPRLTPEGLDFYYRDFYDGLRAEHVRRVPGARGDTARHRERARAVARYIEPESWLDVGTGRGEFPAAAREELPYTAFDGADVGAGIAEARREGRVDEAHEGRLADLVPRLAGRYDALSMLHHLEHTPDPRAELRAARRVLRPGGHLLLELPDPECRYAHLLGRWWVSYFQPQHLHFIPLANLRAELAALGFTVVGVDRRAAHVPRDLTAACALFLERWSPRADEPWRTSAPTEVQRRVRSVLTRASVPALLSARVADRALAPLISRSPYANAYRVIARRNADPSS
- a CDS encoding bifunctional adenosylcobinamide kinase/adenosylcobinamide-phosphate guanylyltransferase, encoding MELTLLGTGAPEGLPRPDCPCAACAAALGPDARAATALLIDGTLLLDLTPGAAFAAARAGHSLGGVRQVLLSHPHDGPAVEVPAGLPAPGRVPDGRELALLTGHRVRALALDAPGTGYEVAGPEGERLLYLPPGAAPSGLEAVRTPYEMVIADVVGRPDALARLRSAGAIGPTTDVLAVHLDHDVPPGAELARRLAAAGARAVPDGTTLVVGAYEEVPDVPRRTLVLGGARSGKSVEAERRLEAFPDVLYVATGGTRGGDTEWAQRVALHRERRPGSWRTSETCDLVPLLTDPDDDAPLLIDCLSLWLTYAMDEVGAWDDAEWADGGEKALRSRVAELVGAVRAARRVVVAVSNEVGSGIVPATASGRRYRDELGRLNAAFAGECEHVLLVVAGQALPLRG
- a CDS encoding S1C family serine protease; this translates as MNVFRARTVRLALPLSGVLCAGILLSGCSGSEGAARSTTRAAVPAAQQKAGDSLQDDYMQVIKQVLPSVVQIQASSDLGSGVVYDGEGHIVTNAHVVGDEKTFRVTTANSTDELSAKLVYSYPEQDLAVIKLDKVPDGMKPAKFADSSKVAVGQIVLAMGSPLGLSSSVTQGIVSATGRTVSEGRSGGGTGATIANMVQTSAAINPGNSGGALVNLDGRVVGIPTLAATDPGLGGSAAPGIGFAIPSSMVTTVADQVLKDGKVTDSGRAALGIKGRSVLDDAYRPAGVGVVEVTDGGAAQKAGIRPGDVIVRIGDTDVTTAQSLSEALAEEKPGDEVSVTYTRDGAEKKTTVTLGEI
- a CDS encoding class I SAM-dependent methyltransferase → MARQLDEQIAGRFPVGRRLRVLDVGMGQGTQALRLARAGHQVTGVEQDPTMVAAARQALAVEPEGVRERVRLVEGDGRDTGVHFLPGSFDVVLCHGVLMYVEDPDALLAGLARMLAPGGLLSLLVRNADALAMRPGLAGDWVTALGAFDSTMYANRLGLDVRADRLDTLTSTLAGIGAPLHAWYGVRVFTDQAADGPLVPEQRGELQTLLAAEERAGRTEPYRRVAALLHLCGVRG
- a CDS encoding DUF3043 domain-containing protein is translated as MGLWSMHVQHVPLVFVFRSRSKDDKAPADKAPVTASDASKQTRDPQAPKGRPTPKRSEAQSQRRSVANTKMSPKEARARSREERRTAMERQRAALASGDERYLPARDKGPVRKYARDFVDSRFSIAEYFLPMAVIILVLSMVRVGSLQNIALLLWLFVIVAIVIDSVITGFRLKKQLAEKFPDQPRKGAVAYALMRTLQMKRLRLPKPQVKRGERP
- a CDS encoding PspA/IM30 family protein, which produces MSGVMKRMGMIFRAKANKALDRAEDPRETLDYSYQKQLELLQKVRRGVADVATSRKRLELQLNQLQGQSSKLEDQGRKALALGREDLAREALSRRAALQQQVTDLETQHQTLQGEEEKLTLAAQRLQAKVDAFRTKKETIKATYTAAQAQTRIGEAFSGISEEMGDVGLAIQRAEDKTAQLQARAGAIDELLASGALDDPSGLAKDDIQSELDRLSGGTDVELELQRMKAELAGGSSSSQQAIEGGQGQGQQSGQSQDTPRFDKQ
- the pspAA gene encoding PspA-associated protein PspAA codes for the protein MIVRIMGEGQVRLADDHLTELNKLDDELLAEMESGDEPGFRQTLAALLDAVRRLGSPLPDDSLEPSELILPAPDASLDEVRAMLSDDGLIPG